Proteins from one Daphnia pulicaria isolate SC F1-1A chromosome 3, SC_F0-13Bv2, whole genome shotgun sequence genomic window:
- the LOC124328931 gene encoding MICAL-like protein 1 isoform X3 translates to MAESSLSRPRRGLQSRSLRNRVAENVRGFLFFMTLWSAESTAAILHQRKTRRTYKIKRGHVRYGNKWIPLHKFRRIQDASLDMRGQPYKAEIFARQLQDDGGPSRQQARRNSDLCVSCKNAVFLAERLMVNGRLHHRVCFRCARCQSQLSLANYYETEQEQYCCETCPDEVAAVSNPTQPIASNQVSSDPASAIETTPDETSLSVRNVVESVAREEELERVSTPQQRSFLDSMVCAIDAPVVEVTRDSQPVLVEHDKNEAINEEDDSKLLLVALPGDVSVQIPDAVTETRDVTVGDPVEESQVVDQVPQEGLADGELQVAQGTELSIISDKELEACHEIVKPENAPETEELASKTDEKTSPDLAVSVHLANEEDDEAADNGDHVKLSSTEPAQDEESVNTPDQEKEISSPFALPVEIQVTTAEEEEVEIVVVPKPRRRKSKRSSTPQSKILNRSIDEYPDELNPFDDEPPVADSKSEPVDQSSSFSSGANQDTPKKVLSAPKISLNPFGSDDEDDEEESSRSDQGKSGEKVRPGRPPPPVLKSPTQSLNVNPSPSPKKRPAPAPPPPKPQRTPGLITGSETGSISRRKSAPPPPSVDTSKSPVPAPRTVTGVATTPSPKPRLISAVSPTLPPFPSPSEKAHKDLSNLHLQCGVNKDSHGQWKRKKGPAPPRPSPQKRQLRKLPLKGIQQELDDIEIKQVELERQGVNLEQNIRDLTEPEDGSEPTSEGIHIEEMILQLFDLVNEKNELLRRQTELMYLRRQQRLEEEHAELEFQIRCLLEKPNGEKTDEDRLKEEELINRLVQVVHRRAEIVDCLEMDRRRQVEEDESIQQHLDVFNSRGAMSTAAESQTIQASPSKIKSKSLKLIQSPIKLMKKDKLLRKSKKNKVDADKEVDESETASTSSPPQSAAADASISPPSKPASKEKEKHKTKSWFAK, encoded by the exons ATGGCGGAATCGTCGCTGTCGCGTCCCAGAAGAGGCTTGCAAAGCAGATCCCTGCGGAATCGAGTGGCCGAGAACGTTCGAGGCTTTCTGTTTTTCATGACGTTGTGGTCGGCCGAATCGACAGCCGCCATTCTTCATCAACGAAAAACTCGACGAACCTATAAAATCAAACGAGGCCATGTCCGTTACGGAAACAAGTGGATTCCACTACACAAATTCCGGCGCATTCAG GACGCCAGCCTCGACATGCGGGGCCAGCCGTACAAAGCTGAG ATATTTGCCCGTCAATTGCAAGATGACGGAGGGCCGTCTAGACAGCAGGCTCGTCGCAACTCGGATCTATGTGTGTCGTGTAAAAACGCTGTCTTTCTTGCCGAACGATTGATGGTGAATGGTCGTCTGCACCACCGTGTGTGTTTTCGTTGTGCTCGTTGTCAATCTCAGCTTAGCCTTGCCAATTACTATGAAACAGAACAGGAACAATATTGTTGCGAAACTTGTCCGGATGAAGTTGCCGCCGTCTCCAACCCCACACAACCCATTGCGTCTAATCAAGTGAGCTCCGATCCAGCAAGTGCCATAGAGACCACGCCCGACGAGACGTCGTTGAGTGTGCGAAATGTGGTCGAATCTGTTGCACGAGAGGAGGAGCTTGAACGGGTCTCCACTCCGCAGCAGCGAAGTTTTCTCGACAGCATGGTATGCGCCATTGACGCTCCAGTGGTAGAAGTGACACGTGACTCGCAGCCCGTGTTAGTTGAACATGATAAAAATGAAGCTATTAATGAAGAGGACGACTCGAAACTGCTGCTGGTGGCCCTGCCTGGTGATGTCAGTGTTCAAATACCAGATGCCGTCACAGAAACGCGAGACGTTACAGTCGGCGATCCAGTTGAAGAAAGCCAAGTTGTTGATCAAGTTCCTCAAGAGGGTCTCGCTGACGGAGAATTACAAGTTGCACAAGGCACGGAATTGTCGATAATTAGTGATAAAGAGTTGGAAGCATGCCATGAAATTGTTAAGCCGGAGAATGCGCCAGAGACGGAAGAACTGGCTAGTAAGACGGATGAGAAGACTAGCCCAGATTTGGCCGTGTCGGTTCACTTAGCgaatgaagaagatgatgaagccGCCGACAATGGCGATCATGTCAAATTATCAAGCACTGAACCTGCACAAGATGAGGAGTCAGTGAATACGCCagatcaagaaaaagaaatttcatctCCGTTCGCATTACCTGTCGAGATTCAAGTGACGACagcagaagaggaagaagtggAAATCGTCGTTGTTCCTAAGCCACGGCGGCGGAAGAGCAAACGATCGTCCACACCTCAAAGCAAAATTCTTAATAGGTCGATCGATGAATATCCAGACGAACTGAATCCTTTCGACGATGAACCGCCAGTTGCGGATTCCAAATCGGAGCCTGTGGATCAAAGCTCGTCCTTCAGCTCTGGCGCCAATCAAGACACGCCCAAAAAAGTGTTAAGCGCTCCCAAAATTAGTCTCAATCCATTTGGCAGCGATGACgaggatgatgaagaagagagCAGCAGAAGCGATCAGGGGAAATCAGGCGAGAAGGTTCGGCCTGGTAGACCTCCTCCACCCGTACTCAAATCACCGACGCAATCGTTGAACGTGAATCCGTCGCCGTCACCTAAAAAACGGCCAGCACCTGCTCCACCCCCTCCGAAGCCTCAGAGGACACCAGGTTTGATAACCGGTAGTGAAACGGGATCTATTTCACGGCGGAAGTCCGCTCCACCACCCCCGAGTGTCGACACCTCAAAATCTCCGGTTCCAGCTCCTCGAACTGTGACGGGAGTCGCAACTACACCGAGCCCCAAGCCACGTCTAATTTCGGCCGTGTCTCCTACGCTACCACCGTTCCCAAGTCCGTCCGAAAAAGCCCACAAAGACTTGTCAAATCTGCACTTGCAATGCGGTGTCAATAAAGATTCTCACGGCCAG tggaaaagaaagaaaggtcCAGCTCCACCTCGACCGTCTCCCCAAAAACGCCAACTAAGGAAATTGCCATTAAAGGGAATCCAACAGGAGTTGGACGATATTGAGATTAAACAAGTGGAACTGGAGAGACAGGGAGTCAATTTGGAACAAAACATTCGAGATTTAACTGAGCCGGAAGACGGAAGTGAGCCTACCAGTGAAGGCATTCATATCGAGGAAATGATCCTGCAGCTGTTCGACTTGGTCAACGAGAAAAATGAACTTCTCCGTAGACAAACAGAACTAATGTACCTCCGGCGACAGCAGCGACTTGAAGAGGAGCACGCTGAACTTGAATTCCAAATCCGCTGCTTGTTGGAGAAGCCAAATGGTGAGAAAACTGACGAAGATCGGTTGAAAGAGGAGGAACTGATTAATCG GCTAGTCCAGGTGGTCCATCGACGAGCTGAGATTGTTGACTGTTTAGAAATGGACAGACGACGTCAGGTGGAGGAGGAcgaaagcattcaacaacatCTTGACGTGTTCAACAGTCGGGGGGCTATGTCGACGGCTGCTGAAAGCCAAACTATTCAAGCGTCTCCTTCCAAGATCAAAAGCAAAAGCTTGAAATTGATTCAATCGCCGATCAAGTTaatgaaaaaagataaacTCCTTAGAAAGTCGAAAAAGAACAAGGTCGATGCTGACAAGGAAGTCGATGAATCTGAAACGGCTAGCACATCATCGCCGCCACAAAGTGCCGCCGCTGATGCATCAATCTCACCTCCAAGCAAACCAGCTAgcaaggagaaagagaaacacaaaacaaaatcatgGTTTGCCAAGTAG